One Vallitalea pronyensis genomic region harbors:
- a CDS encoding PspA/IM30 family protein yields the protein MGIFNRISTVFKSNVNDLISKAEDPEKMLNQLIIDMSEQYTKAKGAVAKAIADEKRLKKSLDEQAAKAAEWGRKAELAVASGDDNLAIQALNRKKEYDQLVEQYTAQWQGQKQASDNLKASLRDLNNKIDEAKRKKGLLIARAKRAEAQKSIQNTMAGLNDNSVFDSFSRITEKVDTLESEADAQAELNGYIANDDLNSQFEKLENQDGAVMDELAALKAKLGK from the coding sequence ATGGGTATTTTTAACCGTATAAGCACCGTTTTTAAATCCAATGTAAATGACCTTATTTCAAAAGCAGAAGATCCAGAAAAAATGTTAAACCAATTAATCATTGACATGAGTGAGCAATACACAAAAGCAAAAGGTGCCGTTGCTAAGGCAATTGCCGATGAAAAGAGACTAAAAAAATCCTTAGATGAACAAGCAGCCAAAGCAGCCGAGTGGGGTAGAAAAGCCGAACTGGCAGTAGCAAGTGGAGACGATAATCTTGCCATTCAAGCACTTAACAGAAAGAAAGAATACGATCAATTAGTTGAGCAATATACCGCACAATGGCAAGGACAAAAACAAGCTTCTGATAACTTAAAAGCAAGTTTAAGAGACCTCAACAATAAAATAGACGAAGCAAAACGTAAAAAAGGGTTATTGATTGCAAGAGCTAAAAGAGCCGAAGCACAAAAATCCATTCAAAACACCATGGCAGGCCTAAATGACAACAGCGTATTTGACTCATTCTCTCGAATCACAGAAAAAGTAGATACACTCGAAAGCGAAGCTGATGCACAGGCAGAGTTAAATGGTTACATCGCTAACGATGATTTAAATAGTCAATTTGAAAAACTCGAAAATCAAGACGGCGCTGTGATGGACGAATTAGCAGCACTTAAAGCAAAATTAGGTAAATAG
- a CDS encoding DUF4489 domain-containing protein, which translates to MNKKDGDRSKYCDRVKNKRCAKRDLRRSCPKKAFIECGVPSGAISFLNTGQTINTSLVTVDISSFIKPAVDIHFSNEIEVILQPDDSVTPPETAEVELQYDLVCRPDDGINTIVGSWTYKRLLTVNDLTPTDAQRLKTSDTFSFNKCLFPEPSKGCIEYFVTITAVTISVNNEIV; encoded by the coding sequence TTGAATAAAAAAGATGGTGATAGAAGTAAGTATTGTGACAGAGTAAAAAATAAAAGGTGTGCTAAAAGAGACTTACGCCGTTCTTGCCCTAAGAAAGCATTCATAGAATGTGGTGTACCCAGTGGAGCCATAAGTTTTTTGAACACAGGCCAAACGATAAATACCAGCCTTGTAACGGTAGACATCTCTAGTTTTATCAAACCAGCAGTTGATATTCATTTCTCGAATGAAATTGAAGTGATATTGCAGCCAGATGACAGTGTGACACCTCCAGAGACTGCCGAAGTTGAACTTCAGTATGACTTAGTGTGCAGACCCGATGATGGAATCAATACAATTGTAGGGAGTTGGACATATAAAAGACTTCTAACAGTTAATGACTTGACACCAACGGACGCTCAGCGTTTAAAAACGTCGGATACATTTAGCTTCAATAAATGCCTATTCCCAGAACCTAGTAAGGGCTGTATCGAGTATTTTGTTACAATAACAGCCGTTACCATAAGTGTTAATAATGAAATCGTATAG
- a CDS encoding DUF7948 domain-containing protein produces the protein MSIIGNASEEKKDTKTVLTAKKDNVRHNISRLPMYFIPNAGQIDSRVKYYTKGRNIGFYFTEEEVVLSFIKESLQKDTNNKDTMEKDLSENEEDEQRIALAMHFIDANPDVKIEGQMKDTGKVNYFKGNNSEKWFTDLSTYRKVVYKNLWKGIDLVFYGTNGQLKYEFIVYPGADYQDIVLSYEGSHDISLDHEGNLLIKNDWGVLVDKAPLSYQEIEGRKQLLHSSFVVKHGDNSVYCFEIGKDYNPNYPIRIDPGLIYSTYIGGNAADQGTGIAIDSSGNAYVTGITSSLDFPTTTGVFQPTFGGGFSDAFISKLNNEGTALIYSTYLGGSGAEFGSFIAVDSGRNAYVTGQTSSLDFPTTAGVFQPGFGGGPQDAFVTKLNATGTALIYSTYLGGSGFDAGSSILVDNANNVYVTGGTFSVNFPVTAGVFQPVLAGSQDAFVTKINAMGTALIYSTYLGGSGSESGVDIKIDNGGNAYVTGLTTSADFPTTAGAFQTVFGGGTFDIFVTKINPTATGLVYSTYIGGNMSDRGFSIAIDTTGNAYVTGETDSLNFPTTPGAFQPAFSGGIVDAFVTKLNAAGSALIYSTYLGGSDTDIGNGIAVDSGGSAYVAGPTCSPNFPTTKGAFQRNLAGSNDLFITRLNAQGTGLIYSTYLGGTDSESGGRIAIDNKGNAYVTGRTFSSNFPVTEGAFQTMLAGQSDVFVSKIDTELIISPKIRVRNQNMTAMVYESDSN, from the coding sequence ATGTCTATTATAGGTAATGCATCTGAAGAGAAAAAAGACACCAAGACAGTTCTTACAGCTAAAAAAGATAACGTACGGCATAATATAAGCAGACTACCCATGTACTTTATCCCTAACGCAGGACAGATTGATTCAAGGGTTAAATACTATACCAAAGGAAGAAACATTGGTTTTTATTTTACAGAGGAAGAAGTAGTATTGAGCTTTATTAAGGAATCATTACAAAAAGATACGAACAATAAGGATACAATGGAAAAAGATTTATCTGAGAATGAAGAGGATGAGCAACGCATAGCTTTAGCTATGCATTTTATTGACGCTAATCCAGATGTAAAGATTGAAGGGCAGATGAAGGACACTGGAAAAGTCAATTATTTTAAGGGAAATAATTCTGAGAAATGGTTCACCGATTTATCCACCTATAGGAAAGTAGTCTATAAGAACCTTTGGAAAGGTATAGACTTGGTATTCTATGGAACAAATGGTCAACTAAAATATGAATTTATCGTGTACCCAGGAGCAGATTATCAGGACATCGTATTAAGCTATGAAGGCTCCCATGACATATCCCTAGACCATGAAGGTAATTTATTAATCAAAAATGATTGGGGTGTTTTAGTTGATAAGGCTCCTTTAAGCTATCAGGAAATTGAGGGAAGAAAACAATTACTCCATAGCAGCTTTGTTGTCAAGCATGGTGATAACAGTGTCTATTGTTTCGAAATAGGAAAGGACTATAATCCAAATTATCCTATTAGGATAGACCCAGGACTTATATACTCTACTTATATTGGAGGAAATGCAGCTGATCAAGGCACTGGCATTGCAATAGACAGTAGTGGTAATGCCTATGTAACAGGTATAACGTCTTCTTTAGATTTTCCTACTACAACAGGTGTTTTCCAGCCAACTTTTGGCGGGGGGTTTAGCGATGCATTTATATCAAAGCTGAATAATGAAGGTACAGCTCTCATTTACTCGACTTACCTTGGAGGAAGTGGTGCTGAATTTGGTTCTTTTATAGCAGTAGATAGTGGGCGTAATGCCTATGTGACAGGACAGACCTCTTCCTTAGATTTTCCAACCACAGCAGGCGTTTTTCAGCCAGGTTTTGGAGGGGGACCACAAGATGCATTTGTAACCAAGTTAAATGCTACAGGTACAGCTCTCATTTACTCGACTTATCTTGGAGGCAGTGGTTTTGATGCCGGTTCGAGTATATTAGTTGATAATGCCAATAATGTCTATGTGACAGGTGGTACTTTTTCCGTGAATTTTCCAGTAACTGCAGGGGTTTTTCAACCAGTATTAGCAGGAAGTCAAGATGCCTTTGTAACCAAAATTAATGCGATGGGCACAGCTCTCATCTACTCCACCTATCTTGGCGGAAGTGGTTCTGAGTCAGGGGTGGATATAAAAATAGATAATGGGGGCAATGCCTATGTAACAGGGCTGACGACTTCTGCAGACTTTCCAACAACTGCGGGAGCTTTTCAGACGGTGTTTGGGGGAGGAACCTTTGATATATTTGTTACAAAAATAAACCCTACAGCTACAGGTCTTGTTTATTCCACCTATATTGGGGGAAACATGAGTGATAGAGGTTTTAGTATAGCAATAGACACTACGGGTAATGCCTATGTGACAGGAGAGACGGATTCATTAAACTTTCCAACAACACCAGGCGCTTTTCAGCCGGCCTTTAGCGGGGGGATTGTTGATGCATTTGTAACAAAGCTAAATGCTGCAGGTTCGGCTCTCATTTATTCCACCTATCTTGGTGGAAGTGATACCGATATAGGAAATGGAATAGCCGTCGATAGCGGGGGCAGTGCCTATGTGGCAGGACCTACTTGTTCACCAAATTTTCCAACCACTAAGGGAGCTTTCCAACGAAATTTAGCTGGAAGTAATGACCTCTTTATAACCCGATTAAATGCTCAGGGCACAGGCCTCATTTATTCTACCTATCTTGGAGGAACAGATAGTGAATCGGGCGGTAGAATAGCCATCGATAACAAAGGCAATGCCTATGTGACAGGACGAACCTTTTCATCAAATTTTCCCGTGACAGAAGGAGCTTTTCAAACAATGCTTGCAGGACAATCAGACGTATTTGTTTCAAAAATTGATACGGAACTGATCATATCGCCAAAGATAAGGGTAAGGAATCAAAATATGACCGCTATGGTTTATGAATCTGATTCAAATTAA
- a CDS encoding DeoR/GlpR family DNA-binding transcription regulator gives MLAVDRRKRILEIIQQKESVKVPDLSQQFSVTLETIRRDLEKLEKEGHVKRSYGGATLNTSTNEDISINIREVTNKEDKNRIGKAVADLIQDGDTIMMDASTTALYVAKYLQDKKVTIITNALKVPMVLAGKNNMDIISTGGTLKSSSLSFVGHIAESVIEKYHVNKTIISCKAIDLEHGIMEPHQLETEVKKKMIHASEQVILAVDSSKFGKKSFIKAYPIDKISTLVTDMDLSHKWIETLQNNQVTLIKVER, from the coding sequence ATGTTAGCAGTTGATCGAAGAAAGAGAATCCTAGAAATCATTCAACAAAAAGAAAGCGTTAAAGTACCAGACCTAAGCCAACAATTCAGCGTCACTCTAGAAACAATCCGACGCGATTTAGAAAAACTCGAAAAAGAAGGACATGTCAAAAGAAGTTACGGCGGTGCAACCCTTAACACAAGCACCAACGAAGACATATCCATCAACATTAGAGAAGTAACCAACAAAGAAGACAAAAACCGCATTGGCAAGGCCGTAGCAGACCTGATTCAAGATGGCGATACCATTATGATGGATGCCAGCACCACAGCACTCTACGTCGCCAAATACTTACAAGACAAAAAAGTAACCATCATCACCAATGCACTAAAAGTGCCCATGGTATTAGCCGGTAAAAATAACATGGACATAATCTCAACAGGCGGTACCCTCAAAAGCTCATCCCTATCCTTTGTAGGTCACATAGCCGAATCAGTCATTGAAAAATACCATGTCAATAAAACCATTATCAGTTGCAAAGCCATTGATCTGGAACATGGTATTATGGAACCCCACCAATTGGAAACAGAAGTCAAAAAGAAAATGATACATGCCAGTGAACAGGTTATCTTGGCAGTTGATAGCAGTAAATTTGGTAAAAAGTCATTTATTAAAGCCTATCCTATAGATAAAATAAGTACCCTAGTAACCGATATGGATTTATCCCATAAGTGGATAGAAACCTTACAGAATAATCAAGTAACGTTAATCAAAGTAGAACGTTAA
- the glnA gene encoding type I glutamate--ammonia ligase yields MFNNMQELKDYCVDNDIKVIDFKVIDLAGRWHHLTIPAARFTEKTLEDGIGFDGSSYGFLTIEKSDMVFIPDLSSAFVDPFNEVPLLTMIGNIYAIGDKVERFEGDPRYVAEKAERYMKETGIADKAKFGPEFEFYILDHISYKSLPNHMEVYLDAEQAEWNMGNKDRKNLGFKVGRHKGYHVDIPYDVNFNLRNNMVLMLEENGVPVKYHHTEVGGPGQLEIELSFGGLLEMADRTMLTKYILKNEAIRNGKTVTFMPKPIFGEAGNGMHVHFQLFKDDEPIFYDAKGYSGLSQTALYAIGGILKHAPALMAFTNPSTNSYKRLIPGYEAPVSICYATANRSSVIRIPGYAKKPDTKRFEFRPSDATSNPYLAFSALMMAMLDGIRHRIDPVEEGFGPYDVNIFELPEEEKAKIKGLPRSLEEAADALEKDHDFLLEGGVFCEGIIQNQLKAIRRDASRVTIMPNPIEFEMYFDL; encoded by the coding sequence ATGTTTAATAATATGCAAGAGTTAAAAGACTATTGTGTGGATAATGACATAAAAGTCATTGATTTCAAGGTGATTGATCTAGCAGGACGTTGGCATCACTTAACCATCCCAGCAGCACGTTTTACAGAAAAAACGTTAGAGGATGGTATTGGATTTGATGGTTCAAGCTATGGCTTTTTAACCATAGAAAAATCAGATATGGTTTTTATACCTGACTTAAGCAGCGCTTTTGTAGACCCTTTTAATGAAGTACCCTTATTAACCATGATTGGTAATATCTACGCTATTGGTGATAAGGTAGAGCGTTTTGAAGGGGACCCAAGGTATGTAGCTGAAAAAGCCGAACGATACATGAAAGAAACCGGTATTGCTGATAAGGCAAAATTTGGTCCAGAATTTGAATTCTATATTTTAGACCATATCTCCTATAAATCTTTACCTAATCATATGGAAGTATACTTAGATGCTGAACAAGCTGAGTGGAACATGGGTAATAAGGATAGAAAGAATCTAGGTTTTAAAGTGGGTCGTCATAAAGGATATCATGTGGACATACCTTATGATGTGAATTTTAATCTAAGAAATAACATGGTCTTGATGTTAGAAGAAAACGGTGTACCTGTTAAATACCATCATACGGAGGTTGGAGGACCTGGTCAGTTAGAGATTGAACTGTCCTTTGGCGGGTTACTGGAGATGGCAGACCGGACCATGTTAACCAAATATATATTGAAAAATGAAGCCATACGCAATGGAAAGACCGTTACCTTTATGCCCAAACCTATATTTGGTGAAGCAGGTAATGGTATGCATGTCCATTTTCAATTATTTAAAGATGACGAACCTATTTTCTACGATGCAAAGGGTTATTCTGGATTAAGCCAAACAGCTCTTTATGCCATTGGGGGTATATTAAAACATGCCCCAGCTCTCATGGCATTTACTAACCCAAGTACCAACTCCTATAAACGTTTGATTCCAGGCTATGAAGCACCTGTTAGTATTTGTTATGCAACAGCTAATCGAAGTTCTGTTATACGTATCCCCGGTTATGCTAAGAAACCGGATACAAAACGTTTTGAGTTCCGTCCATCTGATGCAACAAGCAACCCCTATTTGGCTTTTTCAGCTTTGATGATGGCCATGCTTGATGGTATTCGTCATAGGATTGATCCTGTAGAAGAAGGTTTTGGTCCCTATGATGTGAATATTTTTGAGTTGCCTGAAGAAGAAAAAGCAAAGATTAAAGGGTTACCTAGGTCTTTAGAAGAAGCAGCTGATGCTCTTGAAAAAGATCATGATTTCTTATTAGAAGGCGGTGTATTCTGTGAAGGTATTATTCAGAATCAATTAAAAGCCATCCGTAGGGATGCTTCCAGAGTAACGATTATGCCTAACCCCATTGAGTTCGAGATGTATTTTGATCTATAG
- a CDS encoding serine hydrolase domain-containing protein: MKQMCLKRSTPEKQGIDSNGILKFIKAIEASQLELHSYMVLRHGYVVSEAWWKPYRDDEPHILNSLSKSFTSTAIGLAIGEGLIQLDDLVISFFDGYLLDEVDKHFEKMTIKHLLTMNTGHAEDFIVRIFRNDEKDWVKCFFEEKVVHEPGSYFLYNNMATYMLSAIITKVTNLSLHAFLCPRLFEPLGITCEWDSCPKGINFGAFGLSLTTEAIAKFGQLYLQEGHWDGQQLIPADWVREATAYQVATNRDDGSDWDQGYGYQFWRCGHDAYRGDGAFGQFCIVLPDKDTVIVTTAGVDNMPDVINAVWAHLLPAIHPHSLEHTDAYEHLQQKNSSLNYHLEGHVTSPLMKNIHGNTYALTPNDKHLQAMTFALEEEKLFLTLTTSQQTTCIPIGLSHWEESMIDNDFGFKEKIRAMARWQSADTLQIVFRYVEATYTDEYMVHFEDNTISVDFMIYHGFHAPEQPMHIKGHTIDSDE, from the coding sequence ATGAAACAAATGTGTTTAAAAAGAAGCACACCTGAGAAACAAGGTATTGATTCAAATGGTATTCTTAAATTCATTAAGGCTATTGAAGCCTCTCAGTTAGAACTTCATAGTTATATGGTTTTAAGACATGGTTATGTGGTATCAGAAGCTTGGTGGAAACCCTATCGAGATGATGAACCCCATATATTAAACTCATTGAGCAAATCTTTTACATCTACTGCTATTGGATTAGCTATAGGGGAAGGTCTTATTCAATTGGATGACCTTGTCATATCCTTTTTTGACGGCTACTTATTGGATGAAGTTGATAAACATTTCGAGAAGATGACCATTAAACATCTTTTGACCATGAATACAGGACATGCTGAAGATTTTATTGTGCGCATTTTTAGGAATGATGAAAAGGATTGGGTAAAATGTTTTTTTGAAGAAAAGGTCGTCCATGAACCAGGTTCTTATTTCCTGTATAATAACATGGCCACATACATGTTATCTGCTATCATTACCAAGGTAACTAACCTGTCCCTTCACGCATTTTTATGCCCACGTTTATTTGAACCATTAGGGATTACTTGTGAGTGGGATAGTTGTCCTAAGGGTATTAACTTCGGAGCTTTTGGACTTAGCCTCACAACAGAAGCCATTGCCAAGTTTGGACAGCTCTATTTGCAAGAGGGACATTGGGATGGTCAACAACTGATACCTGCTGATTGGGTCCGAGAAGCAACTGCTTATCAAGTGGCAACCAATCGAGACGATGGTAGTGACTGGGACCAAGGCTATGGTTATCAATTCTGGCGTTGCGGTCATGATGCTTATCGTGGAGATGGTGCTTTTGGACAATTTTGTATTGTTCTACCAGATAAGGATACGGTGATTGTCACAACAGCTGGTGTGGATAATATGCCGGATGTTATCAATGCTGTATGGGCACATCTACTACCTGCTATACATCCTCATTCACTGGAGCATACAGACGCCTATGAACATCTGCAACAGAAAAACAGTTCCCTTAATTATCACTTAGAGGGTCATGTCACATCACCTCTTATGAAGAATATTCATGGCAATACCTATGCTTTAACGCCTAATGATAAACACTTGCAAGCTATGACTTTTGCATTGGAAGAAGAAAAACTCTTTTTAACTTTAACAACCTCTCAGCAAACAACATGCATACCCATTGGTCTATCTCATTGGGAAGAAAGCATGATCGATAATGATTTTGGGTTTAAAGAAAAGATACGCGCCATGGCACGTTGGCAATCAGCGGATACACTCCAGATTGTTTTTCGCTATGTGGAAGCCACTTATACCGACGAATACATGGTCCATTTTGAAGACAATACTATTTCCGTGGATTTTATGATTTATCATGGATTCCATGCTCCTGAGCAACCCATGCATATAAAAGGTCATACAATAGATAGTGACGAATAA
- the ltaE gene encoding low-specificity L-threonine aldolase, with the protein MIDLRSDTVTKPTKAMREAMYNAVVGDDVYGDDPSVNELEEYAAQLIGKEAALFVPSGTFGNQLALLTHCQRGDEVLLGDDCHIVQHEVGAASVIAGVQLRTLVSDKGVLDPEDICSKIREEELHYPRTGLICLENAHSIGRVIPLSNMASIKAIADEREVPVHMDGARLFNATTYLQVDVKEITQHCDTVMFCLSKGLCAPVGSILAGSQSFIDRARKNRKLMGGALRQAGVIAAAGLVALKDMRSCLKDDHDQALYMGKQLAELEGVTVFMEDIHINMVFFKIEKPVDYDALVTYFSNAGIAINGHEHGIMRFVTNHGITQADVDTAVTTLRNFLKEHFQ; encoded by the coding sequence ATGATTGACTTAAGAAGTGATACGGTTACAAAACCAACGAAAGCCATGCGAGAAGCCATGTATAACGCCGTGGTCGGTGATGATGTATACGGTGATGACCCATCGGTGAATGAACTAGAAGAGTATGCGGCTCAATTAATCGGCAAAGAAGCAGCCCTCTTTGTCCCAAGTGGCACATTTGGCAACCAACTTGCTCTGTTAACCCATTGCCAAAGAGGTGATGAGGTATTACTAGGTGATGATTGTCACATTGTGCAGCATGAGGTAGGTGCGGCATCAGTCATTGCAGGGGTACAGCTGCGTACATTAGTCAGCGATAAAGGGGTATTGGACCCTGAAGACATTTGCAGTAAAATCAGAGAAGAAGAGTTGCACTATCCCAGAACAGGGCTTATCTGCTTGGAAAATGCCCATTCCATTGGCAGAGTTATTCCTCTAAGCAACATGGCATCCATTAAAGCTATAGCCGATGAAAGAGAAGTACCTGTCCATATGGATGGAGCGCGGTTATTTAATGCAACCACCTATCTACAGGTTGATGTGAAAGAGATCACACAACACTGTGATACAGTTATGTTTTGCTTATCCAAAGGGTTATGTGCTCCTGTGGGCTCTATTCTAGCAGGGAGTCAATCATTTATTGATAGGGCAAGAAAAAATAGAAAACTCATGGGTGGTGCCTTGCGTCAAGCAGGTGTGATTGCAGCTGCTGGACTTGTTGCTTTGAAGGACATGCGTTCATGTCTAAAAGATGACCATGATCAGGCATTATACATGGGTAAGCAGTTGGCTGAGCTTGAAGGCGTCACAGTTTTTATGGAGGATATTCATATTAATATGGTCTTCTTTAAAATAGAAAAACCCGTTGATTATGATGCTCTTGTTACTTATTTTTCAAATGCGGGTATCGCCATTAACGGTCATGAGCATGGTATCATGCGATTTGTAACCAATCACGGTATCACACAAGCAGATGTGGATACAGCAGTGACCACATTAAGAAATTTTTTGAAGGAGCATTTCCAGTAA
- the speA gene encoding biosynthetic arginine decarboxylase, whose translation MNRVELLGRWTKEKSEELYGIKNWGRKYFSVSEKGEVLINPFKDPESAVSLKDIATGVTDRGLDMPVLLRFENILDAQLSYLNESFNDAIKKLHYKGRYQGVYPIKVNQQQQVIQEVTKFGQRYHHGLEVGSKPELIAALSEMKDKEACLICNGYKDEEFIDLGLYAIKMGFKCFFVIEIPGELDLILKRAEALHVQPNIGIRIKLSSKAGGHWTESGGDRSIFGLNMSQIIAIVDRLKIENKIECLKLMHYHLGSQIPNIRDIRTAVQEAARVYAELVKEGAPMGYIDLGGGLAVDYDGSNTNYTNSSNYSVEEYCTDIVEAVMTVMDSSQIEHPTIITESGRALVAYYSVLLFNVLDVATFEEHEIPAQLDPSLPEEVHYLHEVNQKLTVKNLQETYNDILYYRDNIRNMFNHGRISLRERAVSEKIFWNTLHQIVDKKNKLKFVPSELMDLESAIADIYYCNFSVFQSIPDSWAIDQLFPIMPIHRLLELPTRNAVIADITCDCDGNIDKFIDLHDMNNTLPLHPLKDTEDYFIGIFLVGAYQETLGDLHNLFGDTNVVSVKLNGDGTYDIVNEISGDSVQDVLSYVEFDTKAMRMKFRKTAEEAVKMGLVTPSERRIIMQSYENGLLGYTYYER comes from the coding sequence ATGAATCGAGTAGAATTATTGGGACGATGGACCAAAGAAAAATCAGAAGAACTATATGGCATTAAGAATTGGGGAAGAAAATATTTTTCTGTATCTGAAAAAGGTGAGGTGCTTATTAATCCTTTTAAAGACCCAGAGTCAGCTGTTAGTTTGAAAGACATCGCAACAGGTGTAACAGATAGAGGACTGGATATGCCTGTCTTACTACGTTTTGAAAATATTCTAGATGCACAATTGTCTTATTTAAATGAATCCTTCAATGATGCCATAAAAAAACTTCATTATAAAGGGCGATACCAAGGGGTTTATCCTATTAAGGTGAATCAACAACAACAAGTGATACAAGAAGTGACGAAATTTGGTCAACGTTACCACCACGGTTTAGAAGTTGGCAGTAAACCAGAGCTCATTGCGGCACTTTCGGAGATGAAAGATAAAGAAGCTTGTCTCATTTGTAACGGCTATAAGGATGAAGAATTCATTGATTTAGGTCTATATGCCATAAAAATGGGATTCAAATGTTTTTTTGTCATTGAAATACCTGGAGAATTAGACCTTATACTAAAGCGGGCAGAAGCATTACATGTTCAACCCAATATTGGCATACGTATAAAATTATCTTCCAAAGCTGGTGGACATTGGACGGAATCAGGTGGTGATAGAAGCATTTTTGGGCTGAACATGTCCCAAATCATTGCCATTGTAGACCGTTTAAAAATAGAAAACAAAATAGAATGTTTAAAACTCATGCATTATCATCTGGGCTCTCAGATTCCAAATATCCGGGATATACGGACAGCTGTTCAAGAAGCAGCCAGAGTCTATGCAGAACTGGTAAAAGAAGGGGCACCCATGGGTTATATTGATCTTGGTGGTGGACTTGCTGTTGATTATGATGGTTCCAATACCAATTATACCAATAGCAGTAATTACAGTGTAGAGGAGTATTGTACCGATATCGTTGAGGCAGTCATGACGGTAATGGATAGTTCACAGATTGAACACCCTACCATTATCACAGAATCCGGTCGTGCCCTTGTAGCCTATTATTCGGTACTGTTATTTAACGTGCTGGATGTAGCCACTTTTGAAGAACATGAAATTCCTGCCCAATTAGACCCGTCTCTACCAGAGGAAGTCCATTATCTCCATGAGGTGAATCAAAAATTAACCGTTAAGAACCTGCAGGAAACCTATAACGATATTCTATATTATCGTGATAACATTCGAAACATGTTTAATCATGGCAGGATTAGCTTAAGAGAACGGGCTGTGTCCGAGAAGATTTTTTGGAATACCCTTCATCAGATTGTGGACAAGAAAAACAAGTTAAAATTCGTACCAAGTGAACTAATGGATCTTGAATCAGCCATAGCCGATATTTATTATTGCAATTTCTCCGTATTTCAGTCCATTCCAGACAGCTGGGCTATTGATCAGCTGTTTCCAATTATGCCCATTCATCGCTTATTGGAATTACCTACAAGGAATGCTGTCATAGCGGATATAACATGTGACTGCGACGGCAATATTGATAAGTTTATTGATTTACACGACATGAATAATACACTGCCACTTCACCCTTTAAAAGATACAGAAGATTACTTTATAGGAATTTTCTTGGTAGGTGCTTATCAAGAAACATTGGGGGATTTGCATAATCTCTTTGGGGACACCAATGTGGTGAGTGTGAAACTTAATGGCGATGGCACCTATGATATTGTGAATGAGATATCAGGGGACAGTGTTCAAGATGTGCTAAGCTACGTGGAGTTTGATACAAAAGCCATGCGGATGAAGTTTAGAAAAACGGCTGAAGAAGCGGTGAAGATGGGGCTTGTTACACCATCGGAACGACGTATTATCATGCAGTCTTATGAAAATGGATTGCTGGGATACACATACTATGAAAGATAA